A section of the Larus michahellis chromosome 1, bLarMic1.1, whole genome shotgun sequence genome encodes:
- the PCDH20 gene encoding protocadherin-20, whose translation MGSRGEARRRAGGGAGGPLGRSRRRRRQPGMGPPGSGGSSTSARGSLQHLFLFLLFVGPFNCFASYSRATELFYSLNEGLPAGVLIGSLARDLRLPTASGQRPAAPQPPLSFTLASRGLGGQYVQLDNRSGELHTSDVEIDREALCVESSGVTVFGGAASVSSSSSSSPSSESCLLLLDVLVLPQEYFRLVKVKIAIRDVNDNAPRFPVPHIRLSVPENAPVNTRLAIEHPALDPDVGTNGVQTYRLRDNYGVFTLDVEENESGERTPYLIVMGALDRETREEYVTVIVAEDGGTPPLVGSATLTIAISDINDNCPQFSDSQLNVTLYGNSSLGTHLATVHAVDMDLGSNAQITYSYSQKVPQPSRDLFYLDESTGAITLSSKVDGDTPRLHRLIILGNGPGCIPAVITVLVTIIKVMTRPPEVVPRFIANEAEGVVYLKELEPINTPIAFFTIKDPDEKYKVNCYLEGDGPFRLSPYKPYNNEYLLETTKPLDYETQQLYEISVVAWNSEGFHVNKIVKIQVLDDNDNSPIFSQQLIELSIEENNVPNAFLTKLHATDADSGERGQVSYFLGPDAPSYFSLDKSTGVLTVSTQLDREEKEKYRYTVKAVDSGFPPRESIATVTITVLDKNDNSPRFINKDFSFFVPENFPGFGEIGVISVTDADAGQNGWVALSVLNGSDIFVIDTGKGVLRAKVSLDREQQSSYVLWIEAVDGGDPALSSTAKITILLLDINDNPPLVLFPQSNMSYLLVLPSTLPGSPITEVYAVDKDTGMNAVIAYSIIGRRGPRPESFRIDPKTGNITLEESLMQNDYGLYRLLVKVSDHGYPEPLHSTVMVNLFVNDTVSNESYIESLLRKEPDISIEEKQPQISIEPTHKKMESASCMPTLVALSIISLGSIALVTGMGIYICLRKGKKHHRADENLEVQIPLNGRINLHMLEKKPMEISNI comes from the exons aTGGGCAGCCGCGGGGAGGCgaggcgccgggcgggcggcggagcgggcgggcCGCTGGGgcgcagccggcggcggcggcggcagccgggcATGGGTcccccgggcagcggcggcagcagcaccagcgCCCGCGGCAGCCTGCAG CACTTGTTCCTCTTCCTGCTCTTCGTTGGACCTTTCAACTGCTTTGCCAGTTACAGCCGCGCGACCGAGCTCTTCTACAGCCTCAACGAGGGGCTGCCCGCTGGGGTGCTCATTGGCAGCCTGGCCCGTGACCTGCGGTTGCCGACGGCTAGTGGGCAGCGCCCtgcggccccccagccccctctgtCCTTCACCCTGGCCTCCCGTGGCTTGGGGGGACAGTACGTGCAGCTGGACAACCGCTCCGGAGAGCTGCACACCTCGGATGTGGAGATCGACCGGGAAGCTCTGTGTGTGGAGAGCAGTGGTGTCACTGTCTTTGGGGGAGCAgcttctgtctcctcctcctcctcctcctccccttcatCCGAGTcatgcctgctgctgctggatgtgcTGGTGCTGCCGCAGGAGTACTTCCGCCTGGTGAAGGTGAAAATTGCTATCCGGGATGTCAACGACAATGCGCCCCGCTTCCCTGTGCCCCACATCCGCCTCTCGGTGCCTGAGAATGCACCTGTGAACACCCGCCTGGCTATCGAGCACCCAGCCCTTGACCCTGATGTGGGCACCAACGGTGTCCAGACCTACCGCCTGCGAGATAACTACGGTGTTTTCACCCTGGACGTGGAGGAGAATGAGAGCGGGGAGAGGACTCCCTACCTGATAGTCATGGGGGCTCTGGACAGGGAGACACGGGAGGAGTATGTCACAGTCATTGTTGCTGAGGATGGGGGGACTCCTCCGCTCGTGGGCAGTGCCACCCTTACTATTGCCATCAGCGACATCAATGACAACTGCCCCCAATTCAGTGACTCGCAGCTCAACGTCACTCTTTATGGGAATTCCAGTCTAGGGACACATTTGGCCACTGTACACGCAGTGGACATGGACCTTGGATCCAATGCCCAGATCACCTACTCCTACAGCCAGAAGGTCCCCCAGCCATCCAGAGACTTGTTCTACCTGGATGAAAGCACAGGAGCCATCACACTGTCCAGTAAAGTTGATGGGGACACTCCAAGGCTTCACAGGCTGATCATATTGGGCAACGGTCCTGGTTGTATCCCTGCCGTGATCACAGTGCTAGTGACCATCATCAAAGTCATGACAAGGCCACCTGAAGTTGTCCCTCGTTTCATAGCTAATGAAGCAGAAGGGGTGGTGTACTTAAAGGAACTGGAGCCTATCAACACACCGATAGCATTTTTTACCATCAAAGACCCTGatgaaaaatacaaagtcaaTTGCTATTTGGAGGGTGATGGGCCTTTCAGACTTTCACCATACAAGCCATACAATAATGAATACCTGTTAGAGACCACAAAGCCTTTGGACTATGAGACACAGCAGCTGTATGAAATCTCTGTAGTTGCGTGGAACTCTGAAGGATTTCATGTCAACAAAATAGTCAAAATACAGGTTCTGGATGACAATGACAACTCGCCAATTTTCTCTCAACAGCTGATAGAATTATCCATTGAGGAGAACAATGTTCCCAATGCTTTCTTGACCAAGCTGCATGCTACAGATGCTGACAGTGGAGAAAGAGGGCAAGTGTCCTATTTTTTAGGGCCTGATGctccttcctatttttctttagaTAAAAGCACAGGAGTTCTTACTGTTTCCACCCAGttggacagagaagaaaaagagaaatacagataCACTGTCAAAGCAGTAGATTCTGGGTTCCCTCCAAGAGAATCAATAGCAACTGTCACCATCACCGTACTGGATAAAAATGATAATAGTCCAAGATTTATCAATAAGGATTTCAGCTTTTTTGTGCCAGAAAACTTTCCAGGTTTTGGTGAAATTGGAGTTATAAGTGTCACAGATGCTGATGCAGGGCAAAATGGATGGGTTGCCCTTTCAGTTCTGAATGGAAGTGATATCTTTGTCATAGATACTGGAAAAGGAGTTTTGAGAGCTAAAGTCTCCCTGGACAGGGAGCAGCAAAGCTCCTACGTTCTGTGGATTGAAGCAGTTGACGGTGGTGATCCTGCCCTGTCTTCTACAGCAAAAATAACTATCCTTCTTCTGGACATAAATGACAACCCCCCTTTGGTCTTGTTTCCTCAATCTAATATGTCTTATTTGTTGGTCCTTCCTTCTACCCTTCCTGGCTCTCCCATCACTGAGGTCTATGCTGTCGATAAGGACACTGGCATGAATGCAGTCATAGCTTACAGCATCATAGGAAGAAGAGGCCCTCGACCAGAGTCATTTAGGATTGACCCTAAAACTGGTAATATCACCTTGGAAGAGTCACTGATGCAGAATGACTATGGCCTCTATCGGCTGCTTGTAAAAGTTAGTGATCATGGCTATCCAGAACCTCTCCATTCCACCGTCATGGTGAACCTTTTCGTCAATGACACTGTTAGCAATGAGAGCTACATTGAAAGTTTATTAAGAAAGGAGCCTGATATCAGTATAGAAGAAAAGCAGCCGCAAATATCGATAGAGCCTACGCATAAAAAAATGGAGTCAGCATCCTGTATGCCTACCTTGGTAGCTCTGTCAATAATAAGCTTGGGCTCAATTGCTTTAGTAACAGGGATGGGCATTTACATCTGtctaagaaaagggaaaaagcatcACAGAGCAGATGAAAACTTGGAAGTACAAATCCCATTAAATGGAAGAATTAACCTGCACATGTTGGAGAAGAAACCGATGGAGATTTCTAACATTTAA